In Oceanispirochaeta sp. M1, the genomic stretch ATCTGAAATTGGTCTGTTGACCGGTGGTAAAACTTTCCTTAACTGTGATTCTCTGAATCCTAAACTGTATCTCATAATTGAATATCTCCTTAAAAAGTTGATGCTTCAACTATGTTGACACATAGGGCCCCTTCACCTATATCATAAACGGTCATACTTTTTAAAGAGCCTTCCTGTATGATTTCCCTTTTATAATTACCCTGTGAGCATTATGAAACAGTCGGTCAAGCAGAGCCACTACCAATAAAACTTTTGCCGGTACCAGTGGGTCCAAGGATAAGAATGTCTTTACTCTGTTCTATCCAACTTCCATCAGATAATCTTAAAATCATATTCTTATCTAAATTGCGATCCTTCCGGTAATCTAACTCTTCAATAGATGCTTGATACCGGAATCCAGCAGCCTTGATCAGTCGCTCCTGTTTTCTGATGATCCGGTCCTCCCATTCCATGTCTACCAGTTGGGTGAGAAGCTCATCTATTGTAAACTTCTGATTCATCCCGGTTTCCAGAATACTCTGAAAAGCTCTGGACATGCCGTGCAACCTCATTTCATCCAATTTTGACAGGGTAGCTTGGTTGTTGTTCATACTCTTTTCTCCTATTGATAATATTTTTCTCCACGTATGTTGGGGGATTGTCTGGAATTAGATACAGCTGAGCCTCCTCTGAGAAGGGCTGCAATCTTCTCAGAATCAATCCGGTCATTCTTTGTCTTACCACCGCTTATAGCTTTCATACAGAGAGCATGTCCAAGTACGAAGGGGATGTTGTGTTCTATGCATAAATTTGAAATCCAGTAACAGGTAAAAA encodes the following:
- a CDS encoding ATP-binding protein encodes the protein MALLDRLFHNAHRVIIKGKSYRKAL
- a CDS encoding ATP-binding protein: MNNNQATLSKLDEMRLHGMSRAFQSILETGMNQKFTIDELLTQLVDMEWEDRIIRKQERLIKAAGFRYQASIEELDYRKDRNLDKNMILRLSDGSWIEQSKDILILGPTGTGKSFIGSGSA
- a CDS encoding transposase is translated as MRFYKEQHHYYCGIDLHTKVMNICIMDQSGKILNHKNIQTDPDDFLEAINPYKEDIVVCVECIFTCYWISNLCIEHNIPFVLGHALCMKAISGGKTKNDRIDSEKIAALLRGGSAVSNSRQSPNIRGEKYYQ